A genomic stretch from Helianthus annuus cultivar XRQ/B chromosome 1, HanXRQr2.0-SUNRISE, whole genome shotgun sequence includes:
- the LOC110941082 gene encoding uncharacterized protein LOC110941082 yields MMSSVDMELQNEDGYAAFCIAVISGKVGMAESMIEKNRALLTICGSKNTMPLYLAALHGKSKMTHFLYDQSDRMMGNSWTYDNMNAVFLQCIQAGIFDIALRILEDNIKLPHDKQHVCDVLQALAQNPGAFPNNSRNTISQIRSGEA; encoded by the exons ATGATGAGTTCGGTTGACATGGAACTGCAGAACGAAGATGGCTATGCAGCCTTCTGTATAGCAGTTATCTCCGGAAAGGTTGGTATGGCTGAAAGTATGATTGAGAAGAATCGGGCGCTGCTAACAATTTGTGGCAGTAAGAATACGATGCCACTCTATCTGGCTGCTTTACATGGAAAAAGTAAGATGACTCATTTTCTCTATGATCAGTCTGATAGAATGATGGGTAACAGTTGGACATACGACAACATGAATGCGGTTTTCTTGCAATGTATCCAGGCTGGCATCTTCG ATATTGCACTACGAATACTGGAGGACAATATAAAACTTCCTCATGATAAGCAGCATGTATGTGATGTGCTCCAGGCATTGGCTCAAAACCCTGGGGCGTTTCCTAATAACAGTCGGAATACAATCAGTCAGATCAGATCAGGTGAGGCGTGA
- the LOC118481144 gene encoding uncharacterized protein LOC118481144, producing the protein MDENPKDVIDKILRGPVLKVYNVETYPSQVLFIAAKTNNTQFLVELIREYPDLIWKTNDDGQTIFHTAVAHRHHQIYSLLYLIGSTKDLITPVIDQQGNNILHMVGKTPEKDAYKEVKGMLPPQYRDVKNEAGKSPQELFTENHEKLVSEGMKSINESIIYPW; encoded by the exons atggatgaaaatcctaaggatGTTATTGATAAGATACTGAGAGGCCCCGTGCTCAAAGTCTATAATGTGGAAACATACCCTTCTCAAGTTCTATTTATTGCTGCAAAAACGAACAACACGCAATTTTTGGTTGAGCTGATTCGCGAATATCCTGATCTTATATGGAAGACAAATGATGATGGACAAACTATCTTTCACACTGCAGTTGCTCATCGTCATCACCAGATATACAGTCTATTATATCTGATTGGGTCAACGAAGGATCTGATAACTCCTGTCATAGATCAACAAGGCAATAATATTCTACATATGGTTGGAAAGACTCCAGAGAAAGATGCTTATAAG GAAGTAAAGGGTATGCTCCCTCCTCAATATAGAGATGTAAAGAATGAAGCAGGAAAATCACCACAAGAACTTTTCACAGAGAATCACGAGAAACTAGTATCAGAAGGTATGAAGTCGATAAATGAATCAATAATATATCCATGGTAG